Proteins encoded by one window of Streptomyces sp. ALI-76-A:
- a CDS encoding class II fumarate hydratase — MSDYRIEHDSMGEVRVPADAKWRAQTQRAVENFPISGQHLERAHIEALARIKAAAAKVNASLGVLDKDIADAVQEAAGEVAEGRWDAHFPVDVFQTGSGTSSNMNTNEVIATLATERLGRAVHPNDHVNASQSSNDVFPSSIHIAATAAVTRDLVPALDHLAASLSRKAEEFADVVKSGRTHLMDATPVTLGQEFGGYAAQIRYGIERLNASLPRLAELPLGGTAVGTGINTPPGFSAAVIEEVARTTGLPLTEARDHFEAQGARDGIVETSGQLRTIAVSLTKIANDLRWMSSGPRTGLAEISLPDLQPGSSIMPGKVNPVIPEAVLMVAAQVVGNDATVATAGAAGNFELNVMLPVIAKNVLESIRLLANVSRLLADRTVDGIVAHRERAREYAESSPSVVTPLNKYIGYEEAAKVAKKALAERKTIRQVVVESGYVERGDLTEEQLDEALDVLRMTRP; from the coding sequence ATGAGCGACTACCGCATCGAACACGACTCCATGGGTGAGGTCCGCGTCCCCGCCGACGCGAAGTGGCGGGCCCAGACGCAACGGGCCGTGGAGAACTTCCCGATCTCCGGGCAGCATCTGGAACGCGCCCACATCGAGGCGCTGGCCCGGATCAAGGCCGCCGCGGCGAAGGTGAACGCGAGCCTGGGCGTGCTGGACAAGGACATCGCCGACGCCGTCCAGGAGGCGGCCGGGGAGGTCGCCGAGGGGCGGTGGGACGCGCACTTCCCGGTCGACGTGTTCCAGACGGGGTCCGGGACCTCGTCCAACATGAACACCAACGAGGTCATCGCCACCCTCGCCACCGAGCGGCTGGGCCGGGCCGTACATCCCAACGACCACGTCAACGCCTCGCAGTCGTCCAACGACGTCTTCCCCTCGTCGATCCACATCGCGGCGACCGCCGCCGTCACCCGGGACCTCGTCCCCGCCCTCGACCACCTCGCCGCCTCCCTGTCCCGCAAGGCCGAGGAGTTCGCGGACGTCGTGAAGTCGGGGCGCACCCACCTCATGGACGCCACGCCGGTGACCCTCGGCCAGGAGTTCGGCGGGTACGCGGCGCAGATCCGGTACGGCATCGAGCGGCTGAACGCCTCCCTGCCCCGGCTGGCCGAACTGCCCCTCGGGGGCACCGCCGTCGGCACCGGCATCAACACGCCCCCCGGCTTCTCCGCCGCCGTGATCGAGGAGGTCGCCCGGACCACCGGGCTGCCGCTCACCGAGGCGCGCGACCACTTCGAGGCGCAGGGCGCGCGGGACGGGATCGTCGAGACCAGCGGACAGCTGCGGACCATCGCCGTCTCGCTCACCAAGATCGCCAACGATCTGCGGTGGATGTCCTCCGGCCCGCGGACCGGCCTCGCCGAGATCTCGCTGCCCGACCTCCAGCCGGGCTCGTCGATCATGCCGGGCAAGGTCAACCCGGTGATCCCGGAGGCCGTCCTCATGGTCGCCGCGCAGGTCGTCGGCAACGACGCCACCGTGGCGACCGCGGGCGCCGCCGGCAACTTCGAGCTCAACGTGATGCTGCCGGTCATCGCGAAGAACGTGCTGGAGTCGATCCGGCTGCTCGCCAACGTCTCGCGGCTGCTCGCCGACCGGACCGTGGACGGAATCGTCGCCCACCGCGAACGGGCCCGTGAGTACGCCGAGTCGTCGCCGTCCGTCGTGACCCCGCTCAACAAGTACATCGGGTACGAGGAGGCCGCCAAGGTCGCCAAGAAGGCGCTGGCCGAGCGGAAGACGATCCGTCAGGTCGTCGTCGAGAGCGGGTACGTGGAACGCGGCGACCTCACCGAGGAGCAGCTCGACGAGGCGCTGGATGTCCTGCGGATGACGCGTCCGTGA
- a CDS encoding fumarate hydratase translates to MPEFAYTDLLPMGEDTTPYRLVTSEGVSTFEADGRTFLKVEPQALRALAEEAIHDIQHYLRPAHLAQLRRIIDDPEASGNDKFVALDLLKNANIAAAGVLPMCQDTGTAIVMGKRGQNVLTEGGDEEALSRGIHDAYKNLNLRYSQMAPLTMWEEKNTGSNLPAQIELYATDGGAYKFLFMAKGGGSANKSFLYQETKAVLNEASMMRFLEEKIRSLGTAACPPYHLAIVVGGTSAEYALKTAKYASAHYLDEIPAEGSPLGHGFRDKELEEKVFELTQRIGIGAQFGGKYFCHDVRVVRLPRHGASCPVAIAVSCSADRQAVAKITAEGVFLEQLETDPARFLPETTDEHLDEAGDVVRIDLNQPMDDILAELTKHPVKTRLSLNGPLVVARDIAHAKIKERLDAGEEMPQYLKDHPVYYAGPAKTPEGYASGSFGPTTAGRMDSYVEQFQAAGGSKVMLAKGNRSKQVTDACASHGGFYLGSIGGPAARLAQDCIKKVEVVEYEELGMEAVWRIEVEDFPAFVVVDDKGNDFFSPQQLSQPTFTSIPVRGPGLG, encoded by the coding sequence ATGCCTGAGTTCGCGTACACCGATCTGCTCCCCATGGGAGAGGACACCACCCCGTACCGGCTGGTGACCTCCGAGGGTGTCTCCACCTTCGAGGCCGACGGGCGGACCTTCCTCAAGGTGGAGCCGCAGGCGCTGCGCGCGCTCGCCGAGGAGGCCATCCACGACATCCAGCACTATCTGCGCCCGGCCCACCTCGCCCAGCTGCGCCGCATCATCGACGACCCGGAGGCGTCGGGCAACGACAAGTTCGTCGCCCTCGACCTCCTGAAGAACGCGAACATCGCGGCGGCCGGCGTCCTGCCGATGTGCCAGGACACCGGCACGGCGATCGTGATGGGCAAGCGCGGCCAGAACGTGCTCACCGAGGGCGGCGACGAGGAGGCCCTGTCCCGGGGCATCCACGACGCGTACAAGAACCTGAACCTGCGCTACTCGCAGATGGCTCCGCTCACCATGTGGGAGGAGAAGAACACCGGCTCCAACCTGCCCGCGCAGATCGAGCTGTACGCGACCGACGGCGGCGCCTACAAGTTCCTGTTCATGGCGAAGGGCGGCGGCTCCGCCAACAAGTCGTTCCTCTACCAGGAGACGAAGGCCGTCCTGAACGAGGCCTCCATGATGAGGTTCCTGGAGGAGAAGATCCGGTCGCTCGGTACGGCCGCCTGCCCGCCGTACCACCTGGCGATCGTCGTGGGCGGTACCAGCGCCGAGTACGCGCTGAAGACCGCCAAGTACGCCTCCGCGCACTACCTGGACGAGATCCCGGCCGAGGGCTCGCCGCTCGGCCACGGCTTCCGGGACAAGGAGCTGGAGGAGAAGGTCTTCGAGCTGACGCAGAGGATCGGCATCGGCGCGCAGTTCGGCGGCAAGTACTTCTGCCACGACGTGCGGGTGGTACGCCTGCCCCGGCACGGCGCGTCCTGCCCGGTCGCCATCGCCGTGTCCTGCTCCGCCGACCGCCAGGCCGTCGCGAAGATCACCGCCGAGGGCGTCTTCCTGGAGCAGCTGGAGACCGACCCGGCGCGGTTCCTCCCGGAGACGACGGACGAGCACCTCGACGAGGCCGGTGACGTCGTCAGGATCGACCTGAACCAGCCGATGGACGACATCCTCGCCGAGCTGACCAAGCACCCGGTGAAGACCCGGCTCTCGCTGAACGGCCCGCTGGTCGTGGCCCGTGACATCGCGCACGCCAAGATCAAGGAGCGGCTGGACGCGGGCGAGGAGATGCCGCAGTACCTGAAGGACCACCCGGTGTACTACGCGGGTCCGGCGAAGACGCCCGAGGGCTACGCGTCCGGCTCCTTCGGTCCGACGACCGCCGGGCGCATGGACTCGTACGTCGAGCAGTTCCAGGCCGCCGGCGGCTCCAAGGTGATGCTGGCCAAGGGCAACCGCAGCAAGCAGGTCACGGACGCGTGCGCGTCGCACGGCGGCTTCTACCTCGGCTCGATCGGGGGGCCGGCGGCCCGGCTCGCCCAGGACTGCATCAAGAAGGTCGAGGTCGTCGAGTACGAGGAGCTCGGCATGGAGGCCGTCTGGCGGATCGAGGTCGAGGACTTCCCGGCGTTCGTCGTGGTCGACGACAAGGGCAACGACTTCTTCAGCCCGCAGCAACTCTCTCAGCCGACCTTCACGTCGATCCCGGTACGGGGGCCTGGACTGGGTTAG
- a CDS encoding DUF1707 domain-containing protein yields the protein MDLQKHTETQDRGTPRAGDLRASDAERDRVADMLREALAEGRLTADEHAERVEGVLRAKTAGELEVFIRDLPAAHRLRAAPGGTPAPNRPTDALPHEADDTAVAVFSSAVRRGRWRAGRRIHAYAVFGSVEIDLSEAIFEYQQVVIKAVSVFGSVEVRVPQNVSLRGTGGGVLGSFEVDTLDAEDPDAPVVYVDGWAVLGTIEGRPKRGKLVADIIDRVQRKVDRSLRKHLDR from the coding sequence GTGGACCTTCAGAAGCACACCGAAACGCAGGACCGGGGGACCCCGCGCGCGGGGGACCTGCGCGCCTCGGATGCCGAGCGCGACCGTGTCGCCGACATGCTGCGGGAGGCCCTCGCCGAGGGCCGCCTGACCGCCGACGAGCACGCGGAACGCGTGGAGGGGGTGCTGAGGGCCAAGACGGCGGGCGAGCTGGAGGTCTTCATCCGTGACCTGCCGGCCGCGCACCGGCTCCGCGCCGCCCCCGGCGGCACCCCGGCCCCCAACCGCCCCACCGACGCGCTCCCGCACGAGGCGGACGACACCGCGGTCGCGGTCTTCAGCAGCGCCGTCCGCAGGGGCCGCTGGCGCGCGGGCCGCCGGATCCACGCGTACGCCGTCTTCGGCAGCGTCGAGATCGACCTGAGCGAGGCGATCTTCGAGTACCAGCAGGTCGTGATCAAGGCGGTCTCGGTCTTCGGCAGCGTCGAGGTCCGGGTCCCGCAGAACGTCTCGCTGCGCGGCACCGGCGGCGGAGTCCTCGGCAGCTTCGAGGTGGACACCCTCGACGCGGAGGACCCGGACGCCCCCGTCGTCTACGTGGACGGCTGGGCGGTGCTGGGCACCATCGAGGGCCGGCCCAAGCGCGGCAAGCTCGTCGCGGACATCATCGACCGGGTGCAGCGCAAGGTCGACAGGAGTTTGCGCAAGCACCTGGACCGTTGA
- a CDS encoding WhiB family transcriptional regulator gives MLQPPHSSLQVAAVPAQRVPVRDRDQDAPWHTEAVCRRDEAGLFFAPSKEPTAARLSREEAAKRVCARCPVMVECREHALLQPEPYGVWGGLTAAERRVVLARRRRRDLELKKAARSADHIAAAG, from the coding sequence GTGCTGCAACCGCCGCATTCGTCCCTGCAGGTAGCTGCCGTTCCGGCCCAGCGGGTGCCAGTGCGGGACAGGGACCAAGACGCACCCTGGCACACCGAGGCGGTGTGCCGGCGCGACGAGGCCGGCCTGTTCTTCGCCCCGTCCAAGGAACCCACCGCCGCCCGCCTCTCCCGCGAGGAGGCCGCGAAGCGAGTCTGCGCGCGCTGCCCGGTCATGGTCGAGTGTCGTGAGCACGCACTGCTGCAACCGGAGCCCTACGGCGTCTGGGGCGGCCTGACCGCCGCCGAGCGCCGTGTGGTCCTGGCGAGGCGCCGCCGCCGCGACCTGGAACTGAAGAAGGCGGCCCGCTCGGCCGACCACATCGCGGCAGCGGGCTGA
- the glpX gene encoding class II fructose-bisphosphatase yields the protein MTEHHHLPSELEVPSEAPDRNLALELVRVTEAAAMAAGRWVGRGDKNGADGAAVRAMRTLVSTVSMNGVVVIGEGEKDEAPMLFNGERVGDGTGPECDIAVDPIDGTTLTAKGMTNAIAVLAAADRGSMFDPSAVFYMDKLVTGPEAADFVDINAPVSVNIRRVAKAKRVTPEDVTVVILDRPRHEGLIEEVRQTGARIRLISDGDVAGSILALREGTGVDLLLGIGGTPEGIISACAVKCLGGTIQGKLWPKDDEERQRAIDAGHDLDRVLMTDDLVSGENVFFVATGITDGELLRGVRYRSETATTDSIVMRSKSGTVRRIDSEHRLSKLRAYSAIDFDRAK from the coding sequence ATGACCGAGCATCATCATCTGCCTTCCGAACTCGAAGTCCCCTCCGAGGCCCCCGACCGCAACCTCGCCCTGGAGCTCGTGCGGGTGACCGAAGCCGCGGCGATGGCCGCGGGCCGCTGGGTCGGGCGCGGCGACAAGAACGGCGCCGACGGTGCCGCGGTGCGCGCCATGCGCACCCTCGTCTCCACCGTCTCGATGAACGGCGTGGTCGTCATCGGCGAGGGCGAGAAGGACGAGGCCCCGATGCTCTTCAACGGGGAGCGAGTCGGCGACGGGACCGGGCCCGAGTGCGACATCGCCGTCGACCCGATCGACGGCACCACGCTGACCGCCAAGGGCATGACCAACGCGATCGCCGTGCTGGCCGCCGCCGACCGGGGGTCGATGTTCGACCCGTCCGCCGTCTTCTACATGGACAAGCTGGTCACCGGGCCCGAAGCCGCCGACTTCGTCGACATCAACGCGCCCGTGTCCGTGAACATCCGCCGGGTGGCCAAGGCCAAGCGGGTCACGCCCGAGGACGTCACCGTCGTCATCCTGGACCGGCCGCGGCACGAGGGCCTGATCGAGGAGGTCCGGCAGACCGGCGCGCGCATCCGGCTGATCTCCGACGGGGACGTGGCCGGCTCCATCCTGGCGCTGCGCGAGGGCACCGGCGTCGACCTGCTGCTCGGCATCGGCGGCACGCCCGAGGGCATCATCTCGGCCTGCGCCGTGAAGTGTCTGGGCGGCACCATCCAGGGCAAGCTGTGGCCGAAGGACGACGAGGAGCGGCAGCGGGCGATCGACGCCGGGCACGACCTGGACCGGGTGCTGATGACCGACGACCTGGTGTCCGGGGAGAACGTGTTCTTCGTCGCGACCGGCATCACCGACGGCGAGCTGCTGCGGGGCGTGCGGTACCGGTCGGAGACCGCGACCACCGACTCCATCGTGATGCGGTCGAAGTCGGGCACGGTGCGGCGGATCGACTCGGAGCACCGGCTCAGCAAGCTGCGGGCCTACAGCGCGATCGACTTCGACCGGGCGAAGTAG
- a CDS encoding DUF4245 domain-containing protein: MAGSNGKQKTVRDMALSLGLIGIAAAVMYVFIPHDDSAPEVRRVDYRVELLTARRAASYPVAAPEGLPQEWKATSVRFQGDDFDLWHLGFHAPDGQYVQIQQSTQKPSTFIDEASQGGEATRTTQRIDGRTWTRYTGGRYDALVHTERGATTVVAGTGSFAQLTEMTEALRTE, encoded by the coding sequence GTGGCAGGTTCGAACGGCAAGCAGAAGACGGTCCGGGACATGGCTCTGTCCCTGGGCCTGATCGGGATCGCGGCGGCGGTCATGTACGTCTTCATCCCGCACGACGACTCCGCTCCGGAGGTCAGGCGTGTCGACTATCGCGTCGAACTCCTGACGGCCCGCCGGGCCGCGTCGTACCCGGTGGCGGCGCCCGAGGGCCTGCCCCAGGAATGGAAGGCGACCTCGGTCCGCTTCCAGGGGGACGACTTCGACCTCTGGCATCTGGGCTTCCACGCCCCCGACGGACAGTACGTGCAGATCCAGCAGTCCACTCAGAAGCCGTCGACCTTCATCGACGAGGCGAGCCAGGGCGGCGAGGCGACGCGGACCACCCAGCGGATCGACGGGCGGACCTGGACGCGCTACACCGGCGGCCGCTACGACGCCCTGGTGCACACGGAGCGGGGCGCGACGACGGTGGTCGCGGGCACCGGCTCGTTCGCGCAGCTCACGGAGATGACCGAGGCGCTGCGGACGGAGTGA
- a CDS encoding malonic semialdehyde reductase, producing MSLVLDPAAQDLLFREARTANTFTDEPVTDEQVQAIYDLVKYGPTAFNQTPLRITLVRSAEARERLVRHMAEGNQAKTATAPLVAILSADNEFHQELPALFPGFPQAKDLFFGERPARESAAALNAALQAAYFIVGVRAAGLAAGPMTGFDFEGVRKEFLDDDHTPLMVVNIGKPGADAWYPRSPRRAYEDVVTTV from the coding sequence ATGTCTCTCGTCCTCGACCCCGCCGCCCAGGACCTCCTGTTCCGCGAGGCCCGCACCGCGAACACCTTCACCGACGAGCCGGTGACCGACGAGCAGGTGCAGGCGATCTACGACCTGGTCAAGTACGGCCCGACCGCCTTCAACCAGACCCCGCTGCGGATCACCCTGGTCCGTTCCGCCGAGGCCCGCGAGCGCCTGGTGCGGCACATGGCCGAGGGCAACCAGGCGAAGACCGCCACCGCTCCGCTGGTCGCGATCCTCTCCGCGGACAACGAGTTCCACCAGGAGCTGCCGGCCCTCTTCCCGGGCTTCCCCCAGGCCAAGGACCTGTTCTTCGGCGAGCGCCCGGCCCGCGAGAGCGCCGCCGCGCTGAACGCCGCGCTCCAGGCCGCGTACTTCATCGTCGGCGTCCGGGCCGCCGGGCTGGCCGCCGGACCGATGACCGGCTTCGACTTCGAAGGCGTCCGCAAGGAGTTCCTGGACGACGACCACACCCCGCTGATGGTCGTCAACATCGGCAAGCCGGGCGCGGACGCCTGGTACCCGCGCTCCCCGCGCCGGGCGTACGAGGACGTCGTCACCACGGTCTGA
- a CDS encoding exodeoxyribonuclease VII small subunit, whose amino-acid sequence MTGKVDEALGYEQARDELIDVVRRLEAGGTTLEESLALWERGEELAKVCRRWLEGARARLDAALAEKQGPGEDTGTGGTGSGNTGGDIE is encoded by the coding sequence ATGACCGGCAAGGTGGATGAGGCGCTCGGGTACGAGCAGGCGCGGGACGAGCTGATCGACGTCGTGCGGCGGCTGGAGGCGGGCGGTACGACGCTGGAGGAGTCTCTCGCCCTGTGGGAGCGCGGCGAGGAGCTGGCCAAGGTGTGCCGGCGCTGGCTGGAGGGCGCCCGGGCACGGCTGGACGCGGCGCTGGCCGAGAAGCAGGGGCCGGGCGAGGACACCGGCACCGGGGGCACCGGCTCGGGGAACACCGGCGGGGACATCGAGTAG
- the xseA gene encoding exodeoxyribonuclease VII large subunit — MAVNTSAETPLPVGEISRLIGGWIDRLGAVWVEGQITQLSRRPGAGVVFLTLRDPSYDVSVSVTCYRQVFDAVADVVSEGARVVVLAKPEWYAPRGQLSLRAAEMRPVGVGELLARLEQLKKSLAAEGLFAPERKKPLPFLPQLVGLVCGRASAAERDVLENARHRWPAVRFEVRNVAVQGVHAVPQVVQAVKELDALDGVDVIVVARGGGSVEDLLPFSDEQLVRTVAECRTPVVSAIGHEPDNPLLDHVADVRASTPTDAAKKVVPDVGEEFERVRLLRDRARRCVEAFIEREERGLAHALARPSIEDPHRMIDERADQVAAFLDRGRRTLGHLLDRADSELTHTHARVVGLSPAATLMRGYAVLQKADGHVVRDPGEVTGDEVLRARVAEGEFVVRVDA; from the coding sequence ATGGCTGTCAACACGTCCGCGGAGACCCCGCTGCCCGTCGGGGAGATCTCGCGGCTCATCGGCGGGTGGATCGACCGGCTCGGCGCCGTGTGGGTCGAGGGGCAGATCACCCAGTTGTCGCGGCGGCCCGGCGCGGGGGTGGTGTTCCTGACGCTGCGCGATCCGTCGTACGACGTCTCCGTGAGCGTCACCTGTTATCGCCAGGTGTTCGACGCCGTGGCCGATGTGGTGAGCGAGGGCGCCCGGGTCGTCGTCCTGGCGAAGCCGGAGTGGTACGCGCCGCGGGGGCAACTGTCGTTGCGGGCCGCCGAGATGAGACCCGTGGGGGTGGGGGAGCTGCTGGCCCGGCTGGAGCAGCTGAAGAAGTCCCTCGCCGCGGAGGGGCTGTTCGCGCCGGAGCGGAAGAAGCCGCTGCCCTTCCTGCCCCAGCTCGTCGGGCTCGTCTGCGGGCGCGCCTCGGCCGCCGAGCGGGACGTGCTGGAGAACGCCCGGCACCGCTGGCCGGCCGTCCGCTTCGAGGTGCGCAACGTCGCCGTGCAGGGCGTGCACGCGGTACCGCAGGTCGTGCAGGCGGTGAAGGAGCTCGACGCGCTCGACGGCGTGGACGTCATCGTCGTGGCCCGCGGGGGCGGCAGCGTGGAGGACCTGCTGCCCTTCTCCGACGAGCAGCTCGTCCGGACCGTCGCGGAATGCCGGACACCGGTCGTCTCCGCGATCGGGCACGAGCCGGACAACCCGCTCCTGGACCACGTCGCCGACGTGCGCGCCTCCACCCCGACCGACGCAGCCAAGAAGGTCGTACCGGACGTGGGCGAGGAGTTCGAGCGGGTGCGGCTGCTGCGCGACCGCGCGCGGCGGTGCGTCGAGGCGTTCATCGAGCGGGAGGAGCGGGGGCTGGCGCATGCGCTCGCCCGGCCGTCGATAGAGGATCCGCACCGGATGATCGACGAGCGGGCCGATCAGGTCGCCGCCTTCCTCGACCGGGGCAGGCGCACCCTGGGTCATCTCCTCGACCGCGCCGACTCGGAGCTGACGCACACGCACGCGCGCGTGGTGGGCCTCTCCCCCGCCGCGACCCTGATGCGGGGGTACGCCGTGCTGCAGAAGGCGGACGGGCATGTCGTCCGCGATCCGGGAGAGGTCACGGGGGACGAGGTCCTGCGGGCGCGGGTCGCCGAGGGTGAGTTCGTGGTGCGAGTCGATGCATAG
- a CDS encoding 4-hydroxy-3-methylbut-2-enyl diphosphate reductase: MTASPGRRVLLAAPRGYCAGVDRAVIAVEKALEQYGAPVYVRHEIVHNKYVVQTLERKGAVFVEQTDEVPPGNIVMFSAHGVAPTVHDEARQGRLATIDATCPLVTKVHKEAVRFAGEDYDILLIGHEGHEEVIGTSGEAPDHITLVDGPEDVAKVEVRDPSKVVWLSQTTLSVDETMETVDALKEKFPQLISPPSDDICYATQNRQLAVKQMGAEAELVIVVGSRNSSNSKRLVEVAKLAGSREAYLVDFASEIDEAWLEGVTTVGVTSGASVPEVLVEEVLEWLSQRGFADVELVKAAEESITFSLPKELRRDLREEAAALMAERGGSAAGAVGGTSVE, from the coding sequence ATGACTGCTTCGCCTGGCCGCCGTGTCCTGCTCGCCGCCCCCCGTGGCTACTGCGCGGGTGTGGACCGCGCCGTGATCGCCGTCGAGAAAGCCCTGGAGCAGTACGGCGCTCCGGTGTACGTCCGGCACGAGATCGTCCACAACAAGTACGTCGTGCAGACCCTGGAGCGGAAGGGCGCCGTCTTCGTCGAGCAGACCGACGAGGTGCCCCCGGGCAACATCGTCATGTTCTCGGCCCACGGTGTCGCACCGACCGTCCACGACGAGGCCAGGCAGGGCCGCCTCGCCACCATCGACGCGACCTGCCCCCTGGTCACCAAGGTCCACAAGGAAGCCGTCCGGTTCGCGGGCGAGGACTACGACATCCTGCTGATCGGCCACGAGGGCCACGAGGAGGTCATCGGAACCTCCGGCGAGGCCCCCGACCACATCACCCTCGTGGACGGCCCCGAGGACGTCGCCAAGGTCGAGGTCCGCGACCCCTCCAAGGTCGTCTGGCTCTCCCAGACCACGCTGTCCGTCGACGAGACCATGGAGACCGTCGACGCGCTGAAGGAGAAGTTCCCGCAGCTCATCTCCCCGCCCAGCGACGACATCTGCTACGCCACGCAGAACCGTCAGCTCGCGGTGAAGCAGATGGGCGCCGAGGCCGAGCTGGTGATCGTCGTCGGCTCCCGCAACTCCTCCAACTCCAAGCGGCTGGTCGAGGTCGCCAAGCTCGCCGGGTCCCGCGAGGCCTACCTCGTGGACTTCGCGAGCGAGATCGACGAGGCCTGGCTGGAGGGAGTCACCACGGTGGGCGTCACCTCCGGCGCCTCCGTTCCGGAGGTCCTGGTCGAGGAGGTCCTGGAGTGGCTATCGCAGCGCGGCTTCGCGGACGTCGAACTGGTCAAGGCGGCCGAGGAGTCCATCACCTTCTCGCTGCCCAAGGAGCTGCGCCGCGACCTGCGCGAGGAGGCGGCGGCGCTCATGGCCGAGCGTGGCGGCTCCGCCGCGGGCGCCGTCGGGGGTACCTCGGTCGAGTGA
- the ppgK gene encoding polyphosphate--glucose phosphotransferase, which produces MQIFGVDIGGSGIKGAPVDLDRGDLSQERFKVLTPHPATPDGVADGVRQVVEHYGWTGPVGLTFPGVVTGGSHIRTAANVDKSWIDTDARALFSDRLGGLPVTVVNDADAAGVAEMSFGAGRGRQGTVVLLTFGTGIGSALFVEGALVPNTELGHLELHGHDAEKRASSKAREDEDLTWEHWAHRVQKYLAHVEMLFSPELFIIGGGVSRKSEKFLHFIEGIKAEIVPAQLQNNAGIVGAAMRAAKEA; this is translated from the coding sequence ATGCAGATCTTCGGCGTGGACATCGGCGGATCCGGAATCAAGGGCGCCCCTGTGGACCTGGACAGGGGCGATCTATCCCAGGAGCGCTTCAAGGTGCTGACCCCGCATCCGGCGACGCCCGACGGGGTGGCGGACGGCGTGCGGCAGGTCGTCGAGCACTACGGCTGGACGGGACCCGTCGGCCTCACCTTTCCCGGCGTGGTCACCGGCGGATCCCACATCCGTACGGCGGCCAACGTCGACAAGAGCTGGATCGACACGGACGCGCGCGCGTTGTTCAGCGACCGCCTGGGCGGCCTGCCGGTGACGGTGGTCAACGACGCGGACGCCGCGGGCGTCGCCGAGATGAGCTTCGGCGCGGGGCGGGGCCGCCAGGGCACGGTCGTCCTGCTCACCTTCGGTACGGGCATCGGCAGCGCCCTGTTCGTGGAGGGCGCCCTCGTGCCCAACACCGAGCTGGGCCACCTGGAGCTGCACGGCCATGACGCGGAGAAGCGGGCGTCCAGCAAGGCCAGGGAGGACGAGGACCTGACGTGGGAGCACTGGGCGCACCGCGTCCAGAAGTACCTCGCCCATGTCGAGATGCTCTTCTCGCCCGAGCTGTTCATCATCGGCGGCGGCGTCAGCCGCAAGTCGGAGAAGTTCCTGCACTTCATCGAGGGCATCAAGGCGGAGATCGTCCCGGCGCAGCTACAGAACAACGCGGGGATCGTCGGGGCGGCGATGCGGGCGGCGAAGGAGGCCTAG
- a CDS encoding DUF6542 domain-containing protein produces the protein MEQHRTRPRPNGTRRGTTPPLPPQAARGANGRPARPGRTGTPARSGKGGGLPRRPATARPSAPPPVQAVRRLPNPRLTGLGGGLFCGTLMFLLGCVDELLFGSSLTVYGVLFLPVCALTALWIRRGDLVTAPVVVPIAFAVGLLPVADSGGGLGGRLMGLFTALATQAGWLYGGTLVAGLIATVRKISLMSRRAARNHPPA, from the coding sequence GTGGAGCAACACAGGACGCGACCCCGGCCGAACGGAACGCGACGCGGCACGACCCCGCCCCTGCCCCCGCAGGCGGCCCGGGGTGCGAACGGCCGCCCGGCGCGGCCCGGCAGAACCGGTACACCCGCCCGCTCGGGCAAGGGCGGTGGTCTGCCGCGCCGTCCCGCGACGGCACGGCCGTCCGCGCCGCCGCCGGTCCAGGCCGTGCGGCGGCTGCCCAACCCCCGGCTCACCGGGCTCGGCGGCGGGCTGTTCTGCGGGACGCTGATGTTCCTGCTCGGCTGCGTCGACGAGCTGCTGTTCGGGTCGTCACTGACGGTGTACGGCGTGCTGTTCCTCCCCGTGTGCGCGCTGACCGCCCTCTGGATCCGGCGGGGCGACCTGGTGACCGCGCCGGTCGTGGTACCGATCGCCTTCGCCGTGGGGCTGCTGCCGGTGGCCGACAGCGGCGGCGGTCTCGGCGGCCGGCTGATGGGCCTGTTCACCGCCCTGGCGACGCAGGCCGGATGGCTCTACGGGGGAACCCTGGTCGCCGGCCTCATCGCGACCGTCCGCAAGATCAGCCTGATGAGCCGCCGGGCCGCCAGGAACCACCCGCCCGCGTGA